The Clavelina lepadiformis chromosome 3, kaClaLepa1.1, whole genome shotgun sequence region cacgagttgttttcgagatgtttgaaatttaatttgagatcttgcaattcagttgttgaccagaTTTGCGTTCTCcgtaatgacgtcagataaatttCCTTGATTGAACTTGTATGCCACATATAAAAACCGATGTTTTGTTTACAACCCCTCTTTTCCCTTTTACCGTCTCACTTGTTACTgagcgcaatgtaacattcagcaagatttgcccaaaggcaaaagcctttgtgttataataaataaaatgggaactttataatttagtaatttgtatagacagaatcaagcaactaacagcatagtcatgcaatttgagaaatgagaactcatatcatcgaagcagaagtaaaacaagttatcaaccatcaatcgtcctcgctcatattcaaacaattaccgccagcatatgcggtctttatgacagatatgtttgttgtgtaatacttcacacaagtagtgcacaagcgaatTATTAATTTGTCATAAGTGCACAACAAATGGATGGTTAAAGAAAACCGCACAAAAGAATTTCTAACAGCTAACCCAAAATCTAGACCTATACTGTTTAATGGTGCCTTCAAATCTaatactccaataaaaccttaattagctaaaatcaacttcttGCATGACCTCTATCCTAACTTAACctcctatctttaacaacagacTGCATGACCTACTTTCAGTGAAATAATCAATCTCTTCGAATTCTGTTCTTTCTAACGGAACGAGGTATCCAAAATGAGACTGTATCTTTAATAGAATGAGGAAACTTTAATCTTAAATAACGTAACTTTAGGCtaaaagtaataataaaaccTTGTAAACCATATTCTCTGTTAACACCGCCCCATGGgggaaagtgtggcagctgcatGCAGGAACTTCATCAACGTTCACGCAGAAATTTTATATCTTCacaccgatttataataaacaaacaaagaatagctaattgtttgaacgccaatttatagtAAATAAATGAAGAATTGAAGCTCCAGTGCACTGCATGAtgcaaaaatttgcatctttgcaaacatgatttcttgtcgaaaactgcTGTCGTTTTTATTCAGAAATACCAGTGGGCCAGGCTTATTATGGTATGATAGTCTTTTTATTCAAGAGGCCCAACTTCTTGTTGCAACTATTTCATTGCAACACAATGTCTCATGTTTTGTTCAACGATTATTGTAACATAACCATCTGTAGTGACAGGTGGCAGAAATTTGTACTTGGCAAAGATTTGTCAAGTGAAACAAACTTTCACAACAGTACTTTACTACTCGTGTTTAATGTATAAAATTGACTTTACTACCAAAtggtaaaaactttttcgaaTGGTAAAACCGTTTTCTTGTCGTTATGACTTTGTTAATATTGACCTTCACGTTATGAAACTTCTTATCTACATCTAACCATTTTCTATTACCCAAAAAACTGACAATACTGAAAAAAAATACCCTggtaattgttatattttgtatattatgtaattataattgcaattattatcaTATTTCTGCTATATTATATCAATTATTGCATTTAGACATGTATTTGGGACTCAATAAGCAAAATATAGGAGTTCTATTCAAAAAGTACTAATTTTAAATGTAGGTGTTCAAATGGCAAACCACTTACTGAAATCTAAGAACGAAATTTGTGTTATCATAccctgaaaaatatttatggaAGTATCAAAAGTCTAATCAATGTATTtacatttgttttctttaaatttattacagaattttaaaactaagaaaGTGAAGTGATTTTGTACTCTTGTAAGAAGTGCATAGCTGTCACAGCATATATCAGAAAATCTATATAAATGAAGGCGTTTAAATCACTCATTCCTGCTCGATTTCTGGTCTTAGTTGCTCACCTTGTAATAGTAATCACAATGTTCTGGTCTTTGGTAAGGatgtttgttttcttgcatttaaagtggtgaaatttttacaaaattttcatgaaatttCACTTTAGGGATAGAAGTTTTATGATGTAACTTGAATTACAGTTGTAAATGTATAACGTAGCATGTAGGTATTAGCATTTCAAAGTTTGTTGTATAGGTTTGTGATGATGTTTTACAGGATCAAAACATACAAGCATGTTTACCTGTCTCCTACACAACCGACCAGTACTCATCTCAACGAACATTACTCATTGTTTTACTCTCCATTACCTTGGGCATGTTTTTGCTGGAACTCATTGGTTTTGTTGGTGGTTTTTCCATGTTCAATTCAACTCAGTCCTTACTGTGTATCTTTTTTattgaatgtttttttgttttaaatcgtCTGTCTCTGGAAGTCAAACAAGTAAATTCATTATTTCAGATTATAGTTTATAACGGTCAAGTATACTCTATACATTTTTGGCTTGTTTGGCCTATCAAAGTAGAAGGTTAATGATTTAAACTTTGTGATGTTTCAAATTTCTTAACTTGCTTGTATAGCAATAGGAGCTCATGCTGGTGCTTGTGTGGCACTGTCATTTTATCTTTTTGATCAGTGGGATTGCGGGTTATATGGATATATATTTGGATTTTGCAGGTACAATTGCTTTCTTTAAATTTCCCTACATTAATCTGTCTTCATAGTACTTTTACGGCATTTAATTGTTGTTTACTTTACAGTGTCTTACCAGCTGTAACAGAAACAACTGTAATCATTTCGGTGGCTGCTTTTAAACGGGGGTTTTGAGATGAACTGAACAGAAGAGGTTAGCAACGGACACTGTTACAATCATGCCatctgaaaatgatttgcactttttctaataacaaaataaaaactttaacttGCACAGAACttttattgtaacaaaataacaattgAATTGAACTTCCAATGGGGGGCTATTATATATAATACATGTCAAAACATGCAAAGTCTACGAGCACAGGACAATTCTGTAGAATGCTATGGCACagtataattaattatcttcttaaatttattcaaaatacAGAAAACAACAGCAATGATTAACAAGCCAAGTTGATATAGAGCAGTAGATGACCAGGTTTAGGCTGAGAAAGGATTGCGCCAGTTTCCTCCAGCGAACTTTGCATTTGAACCAAGCTCTTCCTCAATTCTACATCAAATAGAGACTCATTATTAaaaccatatacagtataactgacACTGCAATGCACAGCATATAATTTTATGTAGTATGCGCTGTCATATTCGGTACACAGTTTTTACCTGAGCAGCTGGTTGTATTTAGCTAGTCTTTCTGATCTGCACGGTGCACCAGTTTTGATCTGACCGGTTTTAAGTCCAACTACCAGATCAGCAATGAAACTGTCCTCTGTCTCCCCAGAGCGATGAGAGACCATTACACCCCATCCATTTGATTGTGCCATCTTGCAACTGTTTCATTATCATACCCTCAGAAATGTTTCACACAATTGCACTAAGAAATCTACATAGATGTTGGCTAATTGCTCATTCATCAACAATCCAACTTACGCCTTGATAGCTTCTGTAAGACTGCCAATCTGGTTAACTTTGAGAAGAAGAGCATTACATGCTTTCTTGTCCAAGGCAGTTTGAATTCTTTCAGGGTTAGTGACAAGAAGATCATCACTagtgtaaaagaaaattgtttaatattATGCCAAAGCTTTAACAGCCGAGCAAAGATTAATTTTAGAGTTAACTGTCAGTCTAAATAGAGTGCACACAAAGTCACTATATAGCGAAAACACACCCAACAACTTGCTCCTTCACGGAGGCAGTGAAAGCTGCATAACCATCCCAGTCATCTTGGTCAAAGGGGTCTTCAATTGACAAGATGGGGTAATCCTTGAGGAAGCTACGATACACATCACCAAGTTCTTTTGGCGTTTTCTGGAAAAAATaatgcaagaaaatttttgttataattttgccTGGGATAAGCAGATCACTGTAACAACGCAAATTCCTGAACTATTTTAGGTAGTAGCACTTAAAAGACAATTACTAAATGTATATGGGTAAAACTACTGACATATCGTTCTGTGTTTGATGGATCAGTTGGTTCACTTTTAAAATCAAGATCATATTTCTTCAACTTGTCGTTCCAAAATTCAGATGCAGCAGTGTCCATACAGATGTTAACTTTTCCTGTATATCCGGCTTTCTCAATAGctttctaaattaaaaaaaaaacatacaataAGCCAAGTATTATAACATcccttttcaaatattttaagctgAATATACTTTTATAAAGAAATGCAGTCTCATGAAGGAAATAAACTATTTTCTGTTACTGTACATGCATGTCTGGATTGAACGAGGCAATCAATACCTTTGTAAAAAGAGCTCAGAACTAAATTGTGTCGACCACAAAACTCAGTTACTTCACTTACTGAGATGTTAAACAATGTTTTCGGAATTTTAAGATCAGTATACGGTTTTTACTTGATTGCAAAAACATTGCAGATAACAGTGTGGCTTATTGACCGAcagaaaacaacaataattaAGCGGCTACTTCACAATTATGTCACATTCACACACAATAACATCCACCTTTATCAGTTCCAATGCTTCCTTGTTACTTGTGATGTTGGGAGCAAAACCACCTTCATCACCAACATTTGTTGCATCTTGACCATATTCTTTCTTTATTACGGCCTTAAGGTGCTGATAAGTTTCGGAACCCATTTTCATAGCTTCACTAAAACTGGTAGCTCCAGATGGGAAAATCATGAACTCTTGCATAGCAAGTTTATTTCCAGCATGACTTCCACCATTAATAACATTGAATGACTGTcatatgcaaaaaaacaacaagctGTAATGATGATGGCACCCGTATCTGCTACAAAATCTTAGGTACTGAACTTACAGGAACTGGCAAAAGAACATCTTTATTTCCAGCAAGATCAGCTAAATGTCGGTACAATGGGACACCCTTCTGCGCAGCTGCTGCTTTTGCAACAGCCAATGAAACACCCAAAATTGCATTGGCTCCGAGTTTTGCTATATTGTGAAACATAATTTATCAGATATAGTAACATA contains the following coding sequences:
- the LOC143450171 gene encoding alpha-enolase-like, encoding MSSGTISKLHARQIFDSRGNPTVEVDLVTANGLFRAAVPSGASTGIYEALELRDKDPNNFLGKGVQKAISNVNNIIAPALVGKDLDLTNQTAIDQIMLDMDGTKNKSKLGANAILGVSLAVAKAAAAQKGVPLYRHLADLAGNKDVLLPVPSFNVINGGSHAGNKLAMQEFMIFPSGATSFSEAMKMGSETYQHLKAVIKKEYGQDATNVGDEGGFAPNITSNKEALELIKKAIEKAGYTGKVNICMDTAASEFWNDKLKKYDLDFKSEPTDPSNTERYKTPKELGDVYRSFLKDYPILSIEDPFDQDDWDGYAAFTASVKEQVVGDDLLVTNPERIQTALDKKACNALLLKVNQIGSLTEAIKACKMAQSNGWGVMVSHRSGETEDSFIADLVVGLKTGQIKTGAPCRSERLAKYNQLLRIEEELGSNAKFAGGNWRNPFSA
- the LOC143450172 gene encoding transmembrane protein 107-like; translation: MKAFKSLIPARFLVLVAHLVIVITMFWSLDQNIQACLPVSYTTDQYSSQRTLLIVLLSITLGMFLLELIGFVGGFSMFNSTQSLLSIGAHAGACVALSFYLFDQWDCGLYGYIFGFCSVLPAVTETTVIISVAAFKRGF